In the Oryza glaberrima chromosome 6, OglaRS2, whole genome shotgun sequence genome, one interval contains:
- the LOC127775871 gene encoding sulfite oxidase-like has translation MGKPCASYYVTIGTLIDRPAKLSLDDIKRGSGPSTMSLPLCRRTEISKSRKVRGITWDICALGNGASIYQNIHVNF, from the exons ATGGGTAAACCTTGTGCTAG CTACTATGTGACCATTGGCACTCTGATAGACAGGCCAGCCAAGCTTTCTCTGGATGACATCAAGCGAG GAAGCGGCCCAAGTACAATGTCACTGCCACTCTGCAG GAGGACCGAAATAAGCAAGAGTAGGAAGGTGAGGGGCATAACATGGGATATCTGCGCTCTCGGCAATG GTGCATCAATATATCAAAATATACATGTGAACTTTTGA